In Nitrospirota bacterium, one DNA window encodes the following:
- a CDS encoding dihydroorotate dehydrogenase produces MDLTVDIGKLSLKNPVMTASGTFGYGDEFAGYFDVSRLGAIVVKGLSLKPKQGNPPPRIVETPSGMLNAIGLQNIGIDEFINGKLPFLRRQDTKVIVNFFGDSIDEYVQAAEKLSSYEGIHALEMNISCPNKEAGWSVFGTDPKVTSNVVSAVRKATTLPLIVKLSPNVTDIAYMAKVAEDAGADALSLINTLVGMAIDIRTRRPKLANITGGLSGPAIKPVAVRMVWQCSKAVKIPIIGMGGIISAEDAVEFLIAGASAVAVGTGNFVTPLASMNVLEGIEKYMSDMGIEKVSDLTGSLR; encoded by the coding sequence ATGGACTTGACTGTTGATATTGGAAAATTAAGTCTCAAGAATCCGGTTATGACAGCATCAGGGACGTTTGGTTATGGAGATGAGTTTGCCGGATATTTCGATGTCAGCAGGCTCGGCGCTATTGTAGTAAAGGGGCTTTCTCTCAAGCCAAAACAGGGCAATCCACCGCCCCGCATCGTTGAAACACCTTCAGGCATGCTGAATGCCATAGGGCTTCAGAATATAGGTATCGATGAATTCATCAACGGAAAGCTCCCTTTTTTGAGAAGGCAGGATACCAAGGTAATTGTTAATTTCTTCGGCGACTCGATTGATGAATATGTTCAGGCTGCGGAGAAGCTGTCCTCTTATGAAGGGATACACGCGCTTGAGATGAATATCTCATGCCCTAATAAAGAGGCGGGGTGGAGCGTATTCGGCACTGACCCGAAAGTCACGTCCAATGTTGTAAGCGCTGTAAGAAAAGCGACAACGCTTCCCCTTATCGTAAAGCTCTCGCCTAATGTGACCGATATCGCTTATATGGCAAAGGTCGCAGAGGACGCCGGAGCTGACGCATTATCCCTTATCAATACTCTTGTCGGGATGGCGATAGATATCAGGACAAGACGCCCGAAGCTTGCGAACATAACCGGAGGGCTTTCAGGCCCGGCAATAAAACCAGTTGCCGTCAGGATGGTCTGGCAATGTTCAAAGGCGGTGAAGATACCTATCATCGGCATGGGCGGGATCATCTCTGCTGAAGATGCTGTTGAATTCCTCATCGCAGGCGCAAGCGCAGTTGCTGTCGGCACAGGAAATTTTGTCACGCCTCTTGCTTCCATGAATGTTCTTGAAGGAATAGAAAAGTATATGTCAGATATGGGCATAGAAAAAGTCAGTGACCTTACCGGTTCATTGAGGTAA
- the greA gene encoding transcription elongation factor GreA, translating to MKKIPMTPTGHKKLKEELEKLITVERPAITMAIKIARAHGDLSENAEYHAAKEKQSFIEGRIMELQGKITHANVIDPSKISQDTVAFGAKVRLSDTETGSEKIFCLVGSDEIDIKAGRISINSPVARSLIGKAIGDIATVTTPTRTIEYEVIEITFE from the coding sequence ATGAAAAAAATACCAATGACACCAACAGGGCACAAGAAGCTTAAAGAGGAGCTTGAGAAGCTTATCACAGTTGAAAGGCCGGCTATCACCATGGCGATAAAAATTGCAAGGGCGCACGGCGACCTCTCTGAGAATGCCGAGTATCACGCAGCCAAGGAGAAGCAGAGCTTTATCGAGGGACGGATAATGGAACTTCAGGGAAAGATAACTCACGCGAATGTTATTGACCCTTCCAAGATATCGCAGGACACTGTCGCTTTCGGCGCTAAGGTAAGGCTCTCTGATACTGAAACAGGCAGTGAGAAGATATTCTGCCTCGTCGGATCTGATGAGATCGATATCAAGGCGGGCCGTATATCCATAAACTCTCCTGTTGCCAGATCACTTATAGGCAAGGCTATAGGCGATATAGCGACAGTAACCACTCCTACACGAACGATTGAATACGAAGTCATTGAGATTACCTTTGAGTGA
- a CDS encoding CTP synthase, producing the protein MAKTKYIFITGGVVSSLGKGIAASAVGALLEARGLRVTIQKLDPYINVDPGTLSPFQHGEVFVTDDGAETDLDLGHYERFTSTRMQQTNNCTTGRIYNNVIQKERRGDYLGETVQVVPHITDEIKSYIKAVSGDYDVVIVEIGGTIGDIESLPFLEAIRQFRYDAGKENVIYIHLTLVPFIPTSGELKSKPTQHSVKELRAIGIQPDILLCRTDRLLSEHFKKKIALHCNVDIDSVITAMDVESIYEVPLALKEEGLDRLINNKLSLNAKEPDISKWQDVIEKLKNPEDTVTIAIVGKYVGLKDSYKSLNEALIHGGIANNVKVDILYIDAEDIEKNGVERILVDIDAILVPGGFGDRGIEGKIEAVRYAREKKIPFFGICLGLHCAVIEFARNVCGMRGANSTEFNKETPYPVIYLMAEWYDFRAKTIQKRDMSSDKGGTMRLGAYPCALEDDTIALKAYGQKEISERHRHRYEFNNKYKETFQKKGLMVSGTSPDKELVETIEIKDHPWFFACQFHPEFKSRPLAPHPVFSSFIEAAYRGRKLLFTERQIKKTEVSE; encoded by the coding sequence ATGGCTAAGACAAAATATATCTTCATAACAGGCGGAGTCGTTTCCTCGCTCGGCAAGGGTATCGCTGCTTCTGCAGTCGGCGCGCTTCTTGAGGCAAGGGGGCTCAGGGTGACCATACAGAAACTGGATCCTTATATCAATGTTGACCCCGGCACTTTAAGCCCGTTCCAGCACGGCGAGGTGTTTGTAACCGATGACGGTGCGGAGACCGACCTTGACCTCGGGCATTATGAAAGATTCACTTCAACAAGGATGCAGCAGACGAACAACTGCACTACCGGCAGGATCTACAATAACGTCATCCAGAAGGAGAGAAGGGGGGATTATCTGGGTGAGACTGTTCAGGTTGTGCCTCACATAACCGATGAGATCAAGAGTTATATAAAGGCTGTATCCGGCGATTATGATGTGGTAATTGTTGAGATCGGCGGGACTATCGGCGACATTGAGAGCCTGCCTTTTCTTGAGGCGATAAGACAGTTCAGGTATGATGCCGGCAAAGAGAATGTGATTTATATTCATCTTACCCTTGTGCCTTTTATTCCGACCTCCGGTGAACTGAAGTCAAAGCCCACCCAGCACAGCGTTAAGGAACTCAGGGCCATCGGTATTCAGCCTGATATTCTTCTCTGCCGCACCGACAGGCTGCTCTCAGAGCATTTCAAGAAGAAGATAGCCCTGCACTGTAATGTTGACATAGACTCTGTCATAACAGCGATGGATGTTGAATCTATATATGAGGTGCCTCTCGCGCTTAAAGAAGAGGGGCTTGATCGTCTGATCAACAATAAACTTTCCCTGAATGCCAAAGAGCCTGATATCTCCAAATGGCAGGATGTAATTGAAAAGCTGAAGAACCCTGAGGACACGGTTACGATAGCGATAGTCGGTAAATACGTCGGGCTTAAAGATTCATACAAGAGCCTTAACGAGGCGCTCATTCATGGCGGCATTGCTAATAATGTCAAAGTGGATATCCTTTATATTGATGCTGAAGATATTGAGAAGAACGGCGTAGAAAGGATACTTGTTGATATAGACGCTATTCTTGTCCCGGGAGGTTTTGGAGACAGGGGCATTGAGGGCAAGATAGAGGCTGTGAGGTACGCAAGGGAGAAGAAGATCCCATTTTTCGGCATCTGTCTCGGCCTGCACTGTGCCGTTATAGAGTTTGCCCGGAATGTTTGCGGTATGCGGGGCGCCAACAGCACTGAATTCAATAAAGAGACGCCTTATCCTGTCATATATCTGATGGCAGAGTGGTATGATTTCAGAGCCAAGACTATTCAGAAGAGAGATATGTCTTCTGACAAGGGCGGGACGATGAGGCTCGGCGCGTATCCTTGCGCGCTTGAGGATGATACGATAGCGCTTAAAGCTTACGGGCAAAAAGAGATATCAGAAAGGCACAGGCACAGATATGAGTTCAATAATAAATATAAAGAGACATTTCAGAAGAAAGGGCTTATGGTAAGCGGGACAAGTCCGGACAAGGAGCTGGTTGAGACTATAGAGATCAAGGATCACCCATGGTTTTTTGCATGCCAGTTCCATCCTGAGTTCAAGTCGCGGCCTCTGGCCCCTCATCCTGTTTTCAGCTCATTTATTGAGGCTGCATACAGAGGACGAAAACTTCTTTTTACAGAGAGGCAAATTAAAAAAACGGAGGTATCTGAGTGA
- a CDS encoding glycosyltransferase — MKILLIGNFAPPYEEESLHNLSLFNRLIAEGHECSAINISDNPSIEKGFIDNRNYVGFILKVLRYGFGKDAIHFLTKGYTRPGLMKMFTAIFLGRFMFSRTFITLHPELFSVFGQLRSKMGGQMLIHLSFSLSNRVICGDKHTYEVASIHYKSREKFAMIPSFIQIPSGMNSNEVIQIEKLKARKKVILFSNLRFPSLSFDILDILLRKYLNAGTGIAVSFSEKFSSKLEHGIKDTGQRMSDNILFIDYSDHRMLSLAYASADMIIRPLSCDGKTLFDGIAVCVRKPETSAGQVFFPVSLSLVKEGDVSDTCSYLFNSFLMKDEAASSKPGADDLGRKIIGLYSGKS; from the coding sequence ATGAAGATACTTCTTATAGGTAATTTCGCCCCTCCGTATGAAGAAGAGAGCCTGCACAATCTTTCTCTATTCAATAGATTGATCGCTGAAGGGCATGAGTGTTCGGCCATTAATATTTCCGATAATCCTTCAATTGAGAAGGGATTTATTGATAACAGAAACTATGTCGGTTTTATACTTAAGGTTCTCCGCTATGGATTCGGGAAAGATGCTATCCATTTCCTGACCAAAGGATACACACGGCCCGGCCTGATGAAGATGTTTACAGCTATCTTTTTAGGCAGGTTTATGTTCAGCAGGACATTCATTACGTTGCATCCCGAGCTCTTCTCCGTCTTCGGACAGCTCAGGAGCAAGATGGGAGGGCAGATGCTCATTCACCTCTCTTTCTCTCTCTCAAACCGTGTCATATGCGGTGACAAACATACATATGAAGTTGCTTCGATTCATTACAAGTCCAGAGAGAAATTTGCGATGATACCCTCTTTTATTCAGATACCGTCAGGCATGAACAGCAATGAGGTAATACAGATTGAGAAGCTAAAGGCCAGGAAGAAGGTGATACTTTTTTCCAATTTAAGATTCCCTTCTTTGTCTTTTGATATCCTGGATATTCTTTTAAGAAAGTATCTCAATGCCGGTACAGGTATTGCCGTCTCTTTTTCCGAGAAATTTTCAAGTAAGCTTGAGCATGGTATCAAGGATACCGGACAGCGCATGTCAGATAATATTCTTTTTATTGATTATAGCGACCACAGGATGCTCTCGCTTGCTTATGCCTCTGCCGATATGATCATCAGGCCGCTGAGCTGTGACGGAAAGACACTTTTTGACGGCATAGCTGTATGTGTAAGAAAGCCAGAAACTTCAGCCGGCCAGGTCTTTTTTCCTGTAAGCCTCTCATTGGTTAAAGAAGGAGATGTCTCTGACACATGCTCTTATCTCTTCAATTCTTTTCTCATGAAGGATGAAGCCGCATCTTCAAAGCCTGGTGCAGATGATTTAGGCAGGAAGATAATCGGGCTTTACTCCGGCAAGAGTTAG
- a CDS encoding B12-binding domain-containing radical SAM protein, whose translation MKLLLLSVQSNAYLTGLKYLAANAIANGHDTQILHLPVYFEESLDPEVETFIKDFNPDLIGISLMSIEFYPTVNLTRLLREKFQIPIIWGGVHAVIKPDECIKHADYVCCGEGERAIVSLLDHLKDKGRDIPPAIPNIWMNHDGDIIKQPPSLPEIELDSLPIQEYLPKYFYVLHEGKIFNYSKNPRLFRKHALYGGTCHMMITTRGCPFNCGYCANSYLSKVYGRKIRERSVQNCMTELMEIKKDPYVLYINFEDDCFFSHSKEWISEFCIEYKKHINLPFMVRAIPTLLDREKLAMLDKSALSWIIMGVQSGSDRVNLEVYNRSIKFETVRKAAAMLTEFRVVPYYEMITDNPYESENDSMETIDAMSSLKKPYTISLSHLTFFPGTPLTEKAINDGIADPDAYLQRYMVDIDKTYFNKLLSMTPYIPRWVVRLLNKPEASRTAMHIFSLKTLHFIVKRSFEPVIYLYLIMRSLDYNIIWTLRTIKGNWRSAFSKFISNYLGKNDLKYGRKLTSLKEK comes from the coding sequence ATGAAACTGCTCCTGCTTTCAGTACAATCAAATGCCTACCTTACAGGCCTGAAATATCTTGCTGCCAATGCTATTGCAAACGGCCATGATACGCAGATACTGCACCTGCCGGTATATTTTGAAGAGAGTCTCGATCCTGAGGTCGAGACGTTCATCAAGGACTTTAACCCTGACCTGATAGGCATAAGCCTCATGTCGATTGAGTTCTATCCCACTGTAAATCTGACACGCCTTCTCCGCGAAAAGTTTCAAATACCTATAATCTGGGGCGGTGTGCATGCTGTTATCAAGCCGGATGAATGCATTAAACACGCTGACTATGTATGCTGCGGCGAGGGAGAGAGGGCTATTGTATCGCTGCTGGATCATTTGAAAGATAAAGGAAGAGATATCCCTCCCGCGATCCCGAATATATGGATGAACCATGACGGAGATATTATTAAACAACCCCCGTCTCTGCCTGAGATAGAACTTGACAGCCTTCCCATTCAGGAATATCTTCCAAAGTATTTTTACGTCCTGCATGAAGGCAAAATATTCAACTATTCGAAGAACCCACGCCTCTTCCGCAAACACGCTCTGTACGGCGGAACATGCCATATGATGATAACCACCAGGGGATGCCCCTTCAATTGCGGCTACTGCGCCAATTCATATCTAAGCAAGGTCTACGGCAGAAAGATCAGAGAGAGGTCTGTCCAAAACTGCATGACTGAATTGATGGAGATAAAGAAAGACCCGTATGTTCTCTATATAAACTTTGAGGACGACTGTTTCTTTTCACACAGCAAAGAATGGATAAGTGAATTTTGCATAGAGTACAAGAAACATATAAACCTGCCCTTCATGGTCCGCGCAATTCCGACATTGCTTGACAGGGAAAAACTGGCGATGCTCGACAAGTCAGCCCTGAGCTGGATCATCATGGGCGTCCAATCAGGAAGCGACCGTGTGAATCTGGAGGTCTACAACAGAAGCATCAAATTCGAAACCGTCAGAAAGGCCGCCGCGATGCTTACGGAATTCAGGGTCGTCCCGTATTACGAGATGATAACCGACAACCCTTACGAGAGTGAAAACGATTCAATGGAGACCATTGATGCAATGTCCAGCCTCAAAAAACCCTATACCATCTCACTTTCACATCTCACATTCTTCCCCGGCACCCCGCTCACAGAGAAGGCTATAAATGACGGCATTGCCGACCCTGACGCATATCTCCAAAGGTATATGGTCGATATAGATAAAACTTACTTCAATAAACTCCTGAGCATGACGCCCTACATCCCGCGCTGGGTAGTCAGATTGCTCAACAAGCCTGAAGCATCAAGAACCGCAATGCACATTTTTTCTCTGAAGACACTCCATTTCATCGTGAAGAGAAGCTTTGAGCCGGTAATTTATTTATATCTGATCATGAGATCACTTGATTACAACATCATCTGGACATTGCGCACCATAAAAGGAAACTGGAGATCAGCTTTCTCAAAGTTCATATCAAACTACCTCGGAAAGAACGACCTGAAATACGGCAGAAAGCTGACATCACTTAAGGAAAAATAG
- a CDS encoding septum formation initiator family protein, whose translation MRSIRRNQVNQNRKMRDLVMFTCAILLLICLTLSLVFSEKGILRYRKLQADKVQIMAENARIEKQNNEIRQQVEVLKENPENVEEIAREQGLTREGELIFRFNDEH comes from the coding sequence ATGCGAAGCATACGCAGAAATCAGGTCAACCAGAACAGAAAGATGCGGGATCTCGTCATGTTCACGTGTGCGATACTGCTCCTGATCTGTCTTACCCTCAGCCTGGTTTTCAGTGAAAAAGGGATACTGAGGTACAGAAAGCTCCAGGCTGATAAAGTTCAGATAATGGCTGAAAACGCCAGGATAGAAAAGCAGAACAATGAGATCAGGCAGCAGGTTGAAGTATTGAAGGAGAATCCTGAAAATGTTGAGGAGATAGCCAGGGAGCAGGGGCTTACAAGAGAGGGAGAACTTATATTCAGGTTTAATGATGAACATTGA
- the kdsB gene encoding 3-deoxy-manno-octulosonate cytidylyltransferase — MQKVVAIVPARFNATRFPGKPLALLNGKPIIQHVYEQTVKAGLVNKTYVATDDKRIYDTVIRFGGEALMTSGTHATGTDRVAEAAAGLECDIVVNVQGDEPFIRPVMIDGLVEMMLKDSRASIGTLAKKITDIHEVLSPHVVKVVMDDDGFALYFSRSPIPYHRDEWAGIDNITLSDKITIYKHIGIYAFRRPDLFKFTGLGESSIERIERLEQLRALNSGMKIKVKETIYDTLGIDTADDLKRAEEWLRQNISS, encoded by the coding sequence ATGCAAAAAGTGGTTGCGATAGTCCCGGCGCGTTTCAACGCAACCCGCTTCCCCGGAAAACCCCTTGCCCTGCTTAATGGAAAACCAATAATTCAGCATGTATATGAACAGACTGTAAAGGCAGGGCTTGTTAATAAGACGTATGTTGCGACGGATGACAAAAGGATTTATGATACGGTAATAAGGTTCGGCGGCGAGGCCTTGATGACCTCTGGAACTCATGCCACAGGCACAGACAGGGTTGCTGAGGCGGCAGCAGGTTTAGAATGTGATATTGTTGTAAATGTTCAGGGTGACGAGCCTTTCATAAGGCCGGTGATGATAGACGGGCTTGTGGAGATGATGCTCAAAGACAGCAGGGCTTCGATCGGCACTCTCGCTAAAAAGATCACAGATATCCATGAAGTGCTTTCGCCTCATGTTGTGAAGGTTGTTATGGATGATGACGGCTTTGCCCTTTATTTCTCAAGGTCGCCGATCCCGTATCACAGGGATGAGTGGGCAGGTATTGATAATATTACCTTATCGGATAAAATTACGATATATAAACATATAGGGATCTATGCATTCAGAAGGCCGGACCTTTTTAAATTTACCGGGCTGGGGGAATCCTCAATAGAGAGGATCGAACGGCTTGAGCAGCTCAGGGCGCTTAACTCAGGAATGAAGATAAAGGTTAAGGAGACGATATATGACACACTTGGAATTGATACGGCTGATGATCTTAAGAGGGCGGAAGAATGGCTAAGACAAAATATATCTTCATAA
- a CDS encoding dihydroorotate dehydrogenase electron transfer subunit — MSEIFKASIKENKPLTENHFLLTLHPLKDISIPKPGQFFMLSVDDSLDPLLKRPFSLHRCLDGNFQLLYRVAGKATKILKGKNPGDQIEVLGPLGNGFPQNIKKDAKIILAAGGMGVAPMLALADSFSSRKPRLFYGARTKKELLCIDEFRVLGIEPVISTDDGSSGKKGNIVTDLSDFLKSNPSDDYIIYSCGPKPMLAALSELADKHKITAYMALEENMACGIGTCLGCVVKTRHGYKRVCKEGPVFSSEEIIW, encoded by the coding sequence TTGAGTGAGATATTTAAGGCATCGATAAAAGAGAATAAGCCTTTAACAGAAAATCATTTTCTTCTGACACTCCATCCTTTGAAAGATATCAGCATTCCCAAACCCGGACAGTTCTTCATGCTCTCTGTTGATGATAGCCTTGACCCGCTTCTTAAACGCCCTTTCAGCCTTCACAGATGTCTTGACGGTAACTTTCAACTGCTCTACAGAGTTGCAGGAAAGGCGACGAAAATATTGAAAGGGAAGAATCCGGGAGACCAGATTGAAGTGCTCGGCCCTCTCGGCAATGGTTTTCCTCAGAATATTAAAAAAGATGCCAAAATTATCCTTGCCGCAGGAGGGATGGGAGTTGCGCCTATGCTTGCGCTGGCTGACAGTTTTTCAAGCCGTAAGCCGCGTCTTTTTTATGGCGCGAGGACCAAGAAAGAACTTCTCTGCATAGATGAGTTCAGGGTTCTCGGCATAGAGCCTGTTATCTCTACAGATGACGGTTCCTCAGGAAAGAAGGGAAATATAGTAACTGACCTAAGTGATTTTCTAAAGTCGAATCCGTCTGATGATTATATTATTTATTCATGCGGGCCAAAGCCTATGCTCGCTGCTTTATCAGAGCTTGCGGATAAACATAAAATAACAGCCTACATGGCTCTTGAGGAGAATATGGCTTGCGGTATCGGCACATGTCTCGGCTGTGTTGTTAAGACTCGTCATGGTTATAAACGTGTCTGCAAAGAGGGGCCGGTCTTTTCTTCAGAGGAGATAATCTGGTAA
- the queD gene encoding 6-carboxytetrahydropterin synthase QueD, with amino-acid sequence MYELTVESQFAAAHQLRGYKGKCEDMHGHNWRVQVTVSSAYLNEIGLAIDFHELKDISNEVIMSLDHSYLNQIFPFTEINPSSENIAKWLYDSISKKLENKGVSCTSVTVWESETSSATYFE; translated from the coding sequence ATGTATGAACTTACAGTAGAATCACAGTTTGCAGCGGCACATCAATTGAGGGGATACAAGGGCAAGTGTGAAGACATGCACGGCCATAACTGGAGAGTGCAGGTCACGGTCTCTTCTGCTTATCTTAATGAGATTGGGCTGGCCATTGACTTCCATGAATTAAAGGATATCTCCAACGAGGTGATAATGTCCCTTGACCATTCTTATCTTAATCAGATATTCCCTTTTACCGAGATCAACCCGTCTTCAGAGAACATTGCTAAATGGCTTTACGACTCGATCAGTAAAAAGCTCGAGAATAAAGGCGTCTCCTGCACATCAGTGACAGTATGGGAATCTGAGACATCTTCCGCAACATATTTTGAGTAG
- a CDS encoding TldD/PmbA family protein, translating to MDLNLAEDIVKKALSKGADSAEAFVSSGKGITVEVKDGEVDALEASLDAVIAVRVFRNGRLGFSFTTDISVADKVIDEAIEGSMWPAEDIYNVIPQMLAPSDVPVFDSAIAKISEAELISQAISLEKSSLSYDKNVKRVRKAGVSSGVSSTVIVNSNGVSISYQSSYISAQIVAFAENENGDSQVGSDFTVKRRAADLQITPVAVNAAKRAIELLGSRRITAMKLPIVLSPYIAVEFLEVLSASFSADAVQKQRSFFAGKLGKTVASSLVNIIDDGLLPWGIGSSPADDEGVPAQKKVLISEGVLNGFIHNTYTAKKDNVASTGNAVRSSSKGLPGVGITNLYINPEKDGNDKEAIVKSLSKGILITSVMGVHMANPVSGDFSIGISGLMIEAGQMAYPFKEAVISGNILDMFKMVEQVGSDLEFYGRIGSPSLLIGEMDISA from the coding sequence ATGGATCTGAATTTAGCCGAAGATATCGTAAAAAAAGCGTTAAGCAAAGGCGCTGATTCCGCAGAGGCGTTTGTCAGCTCAGGCAAAGGCATCACAGTTGAGGTAAAGGACGGCGAGGTCGATGCGCTTGAGGCATCTCTGGATGCCGTTATCGCTGTCAGGGTCTTCAGGAACGGAAGGCTCGGGTTTTCTTTTACGACAGATATCTCTGTTGCTGATAAGGTCATTGATGAGGCGATAGAAGGTTCTATGTGGCCGGCAGAGGATATCTATAATGTCATCCCCCAAATGCTTGCGCCGTCAGATGTGCCTGTATTTGACAGTGCCATCGCCAAGATAAGTGAAGCTGAGCTTATCAGTCAGGCAATATCTTTAGAAAAGTCTTCTCTGTCGTATGACAAGAATGTGAAGAGAGTAAGAAAGGCCGGGGTAAGTTCCGGTGTTTCCAGCACTGTAATTGTCAATTCCAATGGAGTAAGCATCTCATATCAAAGCAGCTATATCTCAGCACAGATAGTTGCATTCGCTGAGAATGAAAACGGAGACAGTCAGGTCGGCTCTGATTTTACAGTTAAGAGAAGGGCGGCTGACTTACAGATAACGCCGGTTGCAGTTAACGCCGCAAAAAGAGCGATCGAACTTTTAGGCTCAAGAAGAATAACCGCCATGAAGCTCCCGATAGTTCTGTCTCCTTATATCGCCGTGGAATTTCTGGAAGTGCTCAGCGCATCTTTTTCTGCTGATGCCGTTCAGAAGCAGAGGTCTTTCTTTGCAGGCAAGTTAGGAAAGACAGTCGCATCCTCTCTGGTAAATATTATTGACGATGGCCTGCTGCCGTGGGGCATAGGTTCTTCACCCGCAGATGATGAAGGCGTGCCTGCACAGAAGAAAGTTCTGATATCCGAAGGTGTGCTTAATGGATTCATTCATAACACCTATACAGCTAAAAAGGATAATGTTGCATCTACAGGCAATGCCGTCAGGTCTTCATCAAAAGGGCTTCCCGGAGTCGGCATTACCAACTTGTATATCAATCCTGAGAAGGACGGCAATGATAAAGAGGCCATTGTTAAATCTCTGTCAAAAGGCATTCTGATCACCAGCGTCATGGGCGTGCATATGGCAAACCCTGTTTCAGGAGATTTCTCCATCGGCATATCAGGGCTTATGATAGAAGCAGGGCAGATGGCCTATCCATTTAAAGAGGCGGTCATATCAGGTAATATTCTCGACATGTTCAAAATGGTCGAGCAGGTCGGCAGCGACCTTGAGTTCTACGGCAGAATAGGTTCCCCGAGTCTGTTGATAGGCGAGATGGATATAAGCGCCTGA
- the eno gene encoding phosphopyruvate hydratase, which yields MSKIAEIFAREILDSRGNPTVEVDVVLESGAYGRAAVPSGASTGQKEAIELRDDEKRYSGLGVRKAVKNVNEKIAPHVLGADAYEQAYLDGLMIRLDGTKSKKKLGANAILGVSLAVAKAAAMDAGMPLYRYLGGVNAKELPVPMMNILNGGKHADNNLDIQEFMIMPAGAPNFREALRMGAEIFHSLKTLLKSKELSVSVGDEGGFAPSLKSNEEACSLIIKAIGGAGYKAGKDVFLALDCASSEFCKNGKYKFEGKSLTSDEMISTYEKLIKKYPIISIEDGLSEDDWPGWKKMTEKLGDKVQLVGDDLFVTNKEILSDGISKGVANSILIKLNQIGTLTETLEAIETAKRAGYTAVVSHRSGETEDTTLADLCVACNTGQIKTGSLSRTDRVAKYNRLLRIEEELGSTAVYCGKRVFYNF from the coding sequence GTGAGCAAGATAGCTGAGATCTTTGCAAGGGAGATACTTGACAGCAGGGGAAATCCGACTGTCGAGGTTGATGTGGTTCTTGAAAGCGGCGCGTATGGAAGGGCTGCTGTTCCTTCCGGCGCTTCAACCGGACAGAAAGAGGCCATTGAACTGCGTGATGATGAAAAACGCTATTCAGGGCTTGGCGTAAGAAAGGCAGTTAAGAATGTTAATGAAAAGATAGCGCCGCATGTGCTTGGAGCGGACGCATATGAACAGGCTTATCTTGATGGCCTGATGATCAGGCTGGACGGCACAAAGAGCAAGAAGAAGCTCGGCGCCAATGCCATACTCGGGGTCTCTCTTGCTGTTGCAAAGGCTGCCGCCATGGATGCAGGGATGCCGCTTTACAGGTATCTCGGCGGAGTTAACGCAAAGGAACTCCCTGTGCCCATGATGAACATACTTAACGGCGGGAAACATGCTGATAACAACCTTGATATTCAGGAGTTCATGATAATGCCGGCGGGCGCACCGAACTTCAGGGAGGCGTTAAGGATGGGGGCGGAGATATTCCACAGCCTCAAGACCCTGCTGAAGTCAAAGGAACTTAGCGTATCTGTAGGTGATGAAGGAGGTTTTGCTCCGAGCCTGAAGAGCAATGAAGAAGCATGCAGCCTGATAATAAAGGCGATCGGCGGCGCAGGTTATAAAGCAGGCAAGGATGTCTTTCTTGCCCTTGATTGCGCCTCTTCTGAATTCTGCAAGAACGGGAAATACAAGTTTGAAGGCAAGTCTCTCACTTCTGATGAGATGATCAGCACATATGAAAAACTTATTAAAAAATATCCTATCATATCCATAGAGGACGGCCTTTCAGAGGATGACTGGCCCGGCTGGAAGAAGATGACGGAAAAGCTCGGAGATAAGGTTCAGCTTGTAGGCGATGACCTCTTTGTAACCAACAAGGAGATATTGTCCGATGGGATCAGTAAAGGTGTTGCAAATTCCATACTGATCAAGCTCAATCAGATCGGGACGCTTACCGAGACGCTTGAGGCGATTGAGACGGCAAAGAGGGCGGGCTATACAGCTGTTGTCTCTCACAGGTCCGGAGAGACCGAGGATACAACACTTGCCGACCTCTGTGTTGCCTGCAATACCGGCCAGATCAAAACAGGGTCTTTATCAAGGACAGACAGGGTTGCCAAATACAACAGGCTTTTGAGGATCGAGGAAGAATTGGGCAGTACCGCGGTTTATTGCGGAAAGAGGGTTTTTTACAATTTCTGA